Proteins from a single region of Microbacterium sp. zg-Y818:
- a CDS encoding zinc ribbon domain-containing protein, translating to MTAADLVPAEPAPWATFAARRAEGRIPFQHCWSCERAVFYPRVLCPHCGSVELEWRDSAGVGVVYSATYLPARDGGGRHVLLVDLDEGFRVMGSATDDAGAYAIGSRVRGAVDVGNPEAEPRFVFAEEGPR from the coding sequence GTGACCGCGGCCGATCTGGTCCCCGCCGAACCGGCGCCCTGGGCGACGTTCGCCGCACGTCGTGCGGAAGGACGTATCCCCTTCCAGCACTGTTGGTCGTGTGAGCGCGCGGTGTTCTACCCCCGTGTGCTGTGCCCGCACTGCGGTTCGGTGGAGCTCGAATGGCGCGATAGCGCGGGCGTCGGGGTCGTCTACTCCGCGACCTACCTTCCCGCACGCGACGGCGGCGGCCGTCATGTGCTGCTCGTCGACCTCGACGAGGGCTTCCGCGTCATGGGCTCGGCGACGGACGACGCCGGTGCGTACGCGATCGGCTCGCGGGTGCGCGGCGCTGTCGACGTGGGCAACCCCGAGGCCGAGCCCCGCTTCGTCTTCGCCGAGGAGGGGCCACGATGA
- a CDS encoding enoyl-CoA hydratase-related protein produces MTDVEISPVLVDVADGVMTISFNRPARHNAVTGQMHREFVAALERARADKCVRVVLLRGEGRSFCSGADVADFRTPEVPPTPAERALAVMGGRELVDALLAVPQPIVAAVRGYAMGLGATIALFSDVVIAAEDAVLADTHVNIGVVAGDGGAVMWPLLAGLGRARFHLLTGERITGALAAEWGLVYRAVAAETVDDEARTVVEKLAGLAPLAVQGTKSTLNRIVRQKVELVLDHGLWSEAVTFLSDDHREATSAFMDKRTPAFEGR; encoded by the coding sequence GTGACCGATGTCGAGATTTCGCCCGTGCTGGTCGACGTCGCCGACGGGGTGATGACGATCTCGTTCAACCGCCCCGCGCGCCACAACGCGGTCACCGGGCAGATGCACCGCGAGTTCGTCGCCGCCCTGGAACGCGCCCGCGCCGACAAGTGCGTACGGGTGGTGCTGCTCCGCGGTGAAGGGCGGTCGTTCTGCTCGGGGGCGGATGTCGCTGACTTCCGGACGCCCGAGGTGCCGCCGACACCCGCCGAACGCGCGCTCGCCGTGATGGGCGGTCGCGAGCTGGTCGATGCGCTGCTGGCTGTTCCGCAGCCCATCGTCGCCGCCGTACGCGGGTACGCGATGGGGCTCGGCGCGACGATCGCGCTGTTCTCGGACGTCGTGATCGCCGCGGAGGATGCGGTGCTCGCCGACACTCACGTGAACATCGGCGTCGTCGCCGGGGACGGGGGAGCGGTCATGTGGCCGCTGTTGGCGGGCCTCGGCCGCGCGCGCTTCCATCTGCTCACGGGCGAGCGCATCACCGGTGCGCTGGCTGCCGAGTGGGGCCTGGTGTATCGCGCAGTCGCCGCAGAGACCGTGGACGACGAGGCGCGGACCGTGGTCGAGAAGCTGGCGGGTCTTGCGCCGCTGGCCGTGCAGGGCACGAAGTCGACGCTGAACCGGATCGTGCGGCAGAAGGTGGAGCTGGTGCTCGATCACGGACTGTGGAGCGAGGCCGTGACCTTCCTGTCCGACGATCATCGCGAGGCGACCTCCGCATTCATGGACAAGCGCACACCGGCGTTCGAGGGCCGCTGA
- a CDS encoding SDR family oxidoreductase: MSDISAGIAGIHQPRGLAPDAFRLDGRVAVVSGGSKNIGLEIAAALLQAGAAVVITGRKEEQLAAARAGLRDLVPAGEVTTVVGDVSANDGPERIADTVLQEFETVDVLVNNAHLTGATRDLHTFDIPRGIFREVFDTNLFGPLELTGRLLRPSIAAGRPASVINVLSGAAFRTTPGLPAYSSSKAALWMLTRHLAEECGPLIRVNAVCPGIVTEDGQPRFAYGRALVESGGIPMGRIGSPEEVSAAVLYLASDAASYTTGAVIHCNGGRPW; the protein is encoded by the coding sequence GTGAGCGACATCTCGGCCGGCATCGCCGGTATTCACCAGCCGCGAGGGCTAGCGCCGGACGCGTTCCGGCTCGACGGCCGCGTCGCGGTGGTCTCCGGCGGGTCCAAGAACATCGGGCTGGAGATCGCCGCGGCGCTGCTGCAGGCGGGCGCCGCCGTCGTGATCACGGGGCGCAAGGAGGAGCAGCTCGCCGCCGCGCGAGCGGGGTTGCGGGACCTTGTCCCGGCCGGCGAGGTGACGACCGTCGTCGGCGATGTCTCGGCGAACGACGGTCCCGAACGCATCGCGGACACGGTGCTGCAGGAGTTCGAGACCGTCGATGTCCTCGTCAACAACGCACACCTCACCGGTGCGACGCGGGACCTGCACACCTTCGACATCCCCCGTGGGATCTTCCGCGAGGTGTTCGACACGAATCTGTTCGGACCGTTGGAGCTGACCGGACGCCTCCTGAGACCGTCGATCGCGGCCGGTCGGCCGGCATCCGTCATCAACGTGCTCTCGGGTGCGGCGTTCCGCACCACCCCCGGGCTGCCCGCCTATTCGTCGAGCAAAGCCGCGCTGTGGATGCTGACGCGCCACCTCGCGGAAGAATGCGGGCCGCTGATCCGCGTCAACGCGGTGTGCCCGGGCATCGTCACCGAAGACGGCCAGCCGCGGTTCGCCTACGGGCGCGCGCTGGTGGAGTCCGGTGGCATCCCGATGGGACGCATCGGGAGCCCGGAGGAGGTGTCGGCGGCCGTTCTCTACCTGGCTTCGGATGCCGCGTCCTATACGACGGGCGCGGTCATCCACTGCAACGGCGGTCGGCCCTGGTGA
- a CDS encoding MaoC/PaaZ C-terminal domain-containing protein, producing the protein MSVGDLVLQRDFGPVTRTDLVRYAGAGGDFNPIHHDETFARAAGYPSVFAHGLYTAGLAGAALAEAIGPLALRRFAVRYVGQVWPGDTLTVTVRETDAGTASGRTFDVTVEAAADGRDRRVAITGTAETQP; encoded by the coding sequence ATGAGTGTCGGTGACCTCGTCCTCCAGCGGGACTTCGGGCCGGTGACCCGCACCGACCTGGTGCGATACGCCGGTGCCGGAGGCGACTTCAACCCGATCCATCACGACGAGACCTTCGCTCGTGCAGCCGGGTATCCGTCGGTCTTCGCGCACGGTCTGTACACCGCCGGGCTCGCCGGCGCCGCACTTGCCGAAGCGATCGGTCCGCTGGCCCTGCGCCGTTTCGCGGTGCGCTACGTCGGGCAGGTGTGGCCGGGCGACACCCTGACCGTGACCGTTCGCGAGACGGACGCCGGGACAGCTTCCGGTCGGACGTTCGACGTGACCGTCGAAGCGGCCGCGGACGGCCGTGATCGACGTGTCGCGATCACCGGGACCGCGGAGACGCAGCCGTGA
- a CDS encoding MaoC family dehydratase N-terminal domain-containing protein — protein sequence MSRLSELVGTTAEPFRFVVEEGKVAEFARAVQATDPLFRDPAAAAAAGLSGVLAPPTFSAASAHWSAPASSPALGLDLTRVLAGGGEWEYLSPIVAGDRLEAVTTVESVVEKVGSRGPMAVIRVRTDYARDGEVVQRYTSNIIQFGPVDEGSAA from the coding sequence GTGAGCCGTCTCAGCGAGCTCGTCGGCACGACCGCGGAGCCGTTCCGGTTCGTCGTCGAGGAGGGCAAGGTCGCCGAGTTCGCCCGCGCGGTGCAGGCGACGGATCCGCTCTTTCGCGACCCGGCCGCCGCGGCCGCAGCCGGCCTGTCCGGGGTCCTCGCTCCGCCGACCTTCAGCGCGGCGAGCGCGCACTGGTCCGCCCCGGCATCATCGCCCGCACTCGGCCTCGATCTCACGCGCGTGCTCGCCGGCGGAGGGGAATGGGAGTACCTGTCGCCCATCGTCGCCGGGGACCGGCTCGAGGCGGTCACCACCGTCGAGTCCGTCGTCGAGAAGGTTGGCAGCCGTGGCCCTATGGCCGTGATCCGTGTGCGCACCGATTACGCACGCGACGGCGAGGTGGTCCAGCGGTACACCTCGAATATCATCCAGTTCGGTCCCGTCGACGAGGGGAGTGCCGCATGA
- a CDS encoding nitronate monooxygenase family protein, with protein MNKLSRDFGIEYPIFAFSHCRDVVAAVSKAGGMGVLGVVAMSPDEIDVEIAWLKEQCGDVPFGVDVVMPAKTADREQGLTDTESLVADLDKLIPEGHRAFAEALMDRYQVPMPVDAARRFGAKGLSASYGAAQLEAVFAHDIPFLVSGLGAPPVETIERAHARGAKVGALVGKPEHIAKSAGTGIDVYIAQSYEAAAHTGDIGSMVLTPDVVDAADGTPVLAAGGIATGRQMAAAMALGAEGIWTGSIWLTSQESSTDQRVKEHMLEMTSSDTVRSKSQTGKYNRQIRTPWTEAWDGPDSPGNLPMPLQQMLYSEYTDRARRAGVWDLVGGPVGQGVTRMNAIKSCNRIILEIVEEYAETLDRLASLRDELMG; from the coding sequence ATGAACAAGCTCAGTCGTGACTTCGGCATCGAGTACCCGATCTTCGCCTTCAGCCACTGCCGTGACGTCGTGGCGGCGGTCTCCAAAGCCGGCGGTATGGGCGTGCTCGGCGTGGTGGCGATGTCCCCCGACGAGATCGACGTCGAGATCGCCTGGCTCAAGGAGCAGTGCGGCGACGTTCCGTTCGGAGTGGACGTCGTGATGCCCGCGAAGACGGCCGACCGGGAGCAGGGCCTCACCGATACCGAGAGTCTCGTGGCGGATCTGGACAAGCTCATCCCCGAGGGGCACCGTGCGTTCGCGGAAGCGCTGATGGACCGCTACCAGGTGCCGATGCCGGTCGACGCGGCACGCCGCTTCGGAGCGAAAGGGCTGAGCGCGTCATATGGTGCAGCGCAGCTGGAAGCCGTCTTCGCCCACGACATCCCGTTCCTCGTCAGTGGACTGGGTGCTCCTCCGGTCGAGACGATCGAGCGGGCGCATGCGCGGGGCGCCAAAGTCGGTGCGCTCGTCGGGAAGCCCGAGCATATCGCCAAGAGTGCCGGTACCGGCATCGACGTCTACATCGCCCAGTCGTACGAGGCTGCCGCGCACACCGGCGACATCGGTTCGATGGTGCTGACCCCGGATGTTGTGGATGCCGCTGATGGGACACCCGTTCTGGCGGCGGGCGGGATCGCGACCGGTCGGCAGATGGCGGCGGCGATGGCGCTCGGTGCCGAGGGCATCTGGACGGGGTCGATCTGGCTGACCTCGCAGGAGTCGTCCACCGACCAGCGCGTCAAGGAGCACATGCTCGAGATGACCTCGAGTGACACCGTGCGCTCCAAGTCCCAGACGGGCAAGTACAACCGTCAGATCCGCACGCCCTGGACCGAGGCGTGGGACGGGCCGGACAGCCCGGGCAACCTGCCGATGCCGTTGCAGCAGATGCTCTACTCGGAGTACACCGACCGCGCCCGGCGTGCCGGTGTGTGGGACCTCGTCGGTGGTCCGGTGGGCCAGGGGGTCACCCGCATGAACGCCATCAAGTCGTGCAACCGGATCATCCTCGAGATCGTGGAGGAGTACGCCGAGACGCTCGACCGCCTCGCGTCGCTGCGCGACGAATTGATGGGCTGA
- a CDS encoding enoyl-CoA hydratase-related protein — protein sequence MTQDIVLTRLEEGVLVVTLNRPAAMNALSVALSLELTRVFARAAQSDVRAVVLTGAGRGFCAGADLRDARTGDVARESLRATYHPMVLALIALEKPVVAAVNGPAAGAGLALLLAADARIAAPAAKLVPAFATIGLVPDSGVGYLAARVLGYARALRWLAGGEPMLADEALARDVFEAVVDEPLPAAVALAKRLAAVPGRAYGLTKRMLWVEGRRLLATNLDLEVDLQQLAVSDPERAAARARVAENMGTKTPEKEQS from the coding sequence ATGACGCAGGACATCGTGCTGACCCGCCTCGAAGAGGGCGTGCTCGTGGTGACACTGAACCGACCCGCGGCGATGAACGCGCTGTCGGTGGCGCTTTCCCTCGAACTCACCCGCGTGTTCGCTCGCGCCGCACAGTCGGATGTGCGCGCCGTGGTCCTCACGGGCGCCGGCCGCGGCTTCTGCGCGGGGGCGGACCTCCGGGACGCGCGTACCGGCGATGTTGCACGCGAGAGCCTGCGCGCCACCTACCACCCGATGGTGCTCGCCCTGATCGCGCTGGAGAAGCCGGTCGTGGCGGCGGTCAACGGTCCGGCGGCGGGGGCGGGCCTCGCGCTGCTGCTCGCCGCCGACGCGCGCATCGCCGCGCCCGCGGCGAAGCTCGTCCCGGCCTTCGCCACGATCGGTCTCGTGCCGGACTCCGGCGTGGGCTATCTCGCCGCGCGAGTGCTCGGCTATGCCCGCGCCCTCCGCTGGCTGGCCGGTGGCGAACCCATGCTCGCCGACGAGGCGCTGGCGCGCGACGTGTTCGAGGCTGTCGTCGACGAGCCGCTACCCGCCGCGGTTGCCCTCGCGAAGCGGCTCGCCGCCGTTCCGGGGCGTGCGTACGGGCTGACGAAGCGGATGCTGTGGGTCGAGGGTCGGCGCCTGCTGGCCACGAACCTCGATCTCGAGGTCGACCTCCAGCAACTCGCAGTGTCCGATCCCGAGCGTGCGGCCGCCCGCGCGCGTGTGGCCGAGAACATGGGGACGAAGACCCCGGAGAAGGAGCAGTCGTGA
- a CDS encoding GntR family transcriptional regulator, whose product MAKNHARLDRPAARPKLADEIAESLRQAILRGVYEKDAKLGMEELAEELGVSIMPVREALIALSNEGLVTAEPRRGFRANPLTQADLDDIFQIQAQLGGILAARAASEATAEDVETLRRLHAELEEASRLPVGEERSALLEQLNGAFHRHINKIPTGDRLRWFLRLTNRFVRRDLFDSVPGMTEGALRDHPAIIDAIAAGDADAARALMESHFIQGSDLVGYTLPADD is encoded by the coding sequence ATGGCCAAAAACCATGCACGGCTCGATCGCCCAGCCGCTCGGCCGAAGCTCGCCGACGAGATCGCCGAATCGCTACGCCAGGCGATCCTGCGCGGCGTGTACGAGAAGGACGCGAAGCTGGGGATGGAGGAACTCGCCGAGGAACTCGGTGTGAGCATCATGCCCGTGCGCGAGGCCCTGATCGCCCTCAGCAACGAGGGCCTGGTCACTGCGGAGCCCCGTCGCGGTTTCCGCGCAAACCCGCTGACGCAGGCGGACCTCGACGACATCTTCCAGATCCAGGCGCAGCTGGGGGGCATCCTGGCCGCGCGTGCAGCCAGCGAGGCCACTGCGGAGGACGTCGAGACGCTGCGCCGCCTGCATGCCGAGCTGGAGGAAGCGAGTCGGCTTCCCGTCGGCGAGGAACGGTCCGCGCTGCTGGAACAGCTGAACGGGGCTTTCCACCGTCACATCAACAAGATCCCGACGGGCGACCGCCTGCGCTGGTTCTTGCGTCTGACGAATCGCTTCGTGCGCCGCGACCTGTTCGACTCGGTGCCCGGCATGACCGAGGGCGCACTGCGCGACCACCCCGCGATCATCGACGCCATCGCCGCCGGCGATGCGGACGCTGCCCGCGCACTCATGGAGTCCCACTTCATCCAGGGTTCCGACCTGGTCGGCTACACCCTCCCCGCCGACGACTAG
- a CDS encoding cytochrome P450 — MMSTPRAVYDTPTTTEQAKAILDEAPLARVAVPTGGDVWMVLGHELAREMLADPRVGREPLVTRGDIPYKAKFPVYLTRTLLFKDDPEHARLRRSVGKWFAPRQIRALQSEIEAECERLLDAIEQRGPQFDLVQDYAVPVPIFALTRVLGADRGMAADFLRWNQVLFGTGAGLGAGEVAAVEAECVAYLRAEIARKRGGDGGDLLSVLANIPEGEGTLSEDEMISIAMLILVAGFDNTANFIGNGALALLRHPAQLEHFLEDINGRIVPVVEELLRHGRQSVGSGVRNIGMPFVALEDIEIGDITIRKDEVVMVNRNAANHDDSVFERPLELDVTREENPHLSLSYGVHACLGAPLARLELQASLAALFRRFPHLKVVGEPVTQKETMSEAIEHLPVASGA, encoded by the coding sequence ATGATGTCGACCCCGCGAGCCGTGTACGACACCCCGACCACGACCGAACAGGCCAAGGCGATCCTCGACGAGGCGCCCCTGGCGCGGGTCGCCGTCCCGACCGGCGGTGACGTCTGGATGGTCCTCGGCCATGAGCTCGCCCGCGAGATGCTCGCCGATCCGCGTGTCGGGCGGGAGCCGCTGGTCACTCGGGGCGACATCCCCTACAAGGCGAAGTTTCCCGTGTACCTCACCCGGACGCTGCTGTTCAAGGACGACCCTGAGCATGCGCGGCTGCGTCGCTCGGTCGGCAAGTGGTTCGCGCCTCGTCAGATCAGGGCCCTGCAGTCCGAGATCGAGGCGGAGTGCGAGCGCCTGCTCGACGCCATAGAGCAGCGCGGCCCCCAGTTCGATCTCGTCCAGGACTACGCGGTCCCGGTGCCGATCTTCGCGCTCACGAGGGTCCTCGGTGCGGACCGCGGGATGGCGGCCGATTTCCTGCGCTGGAACCAGGTGCTGTTCGGCACCGGTGCCGGGCTCGGTGCGGGGGAAGTTGCGGCCGTCGAGGCGGAGTGCGTCGCGTATCTTCGCGCCGAGATCGCCCGCAAGCGAGGTGGGGACGGTGGAGACCTGCTCTCCGTCCTCGCCAACATCCCGGAGGGCGAAGGGACGCTCAGCGAGGACGAGATGATCTCGATCGCCATGCTGATCCTCGTGGCCGGGTTCGACAACACCGCCAATTTCATCGGCAACGGCGCACTCGCACTGCTGCGGCACCCGGCGCAGCTCGAACACTTCCTCGAGGACATCAACGGGCGCATCGTGCCCGTCGTGGAGGAGCTGCTGCGGCACGGTCGCCAGTCGGTCGGCAGTGGTGTGCGCAACATCGGCATGCCGTTCGTGGCACTCGAGGACATCGAGATCGGCGACATCACGATCCGCAAGGACGAGGTCGTGATGGTCAACCGCAACGCCGCGAACCACGATGACAGCGTGTTCGAGCGTCCGCTCGAGCTGGACGTCACGCGCGAGGAGAACCCGCACCTGTCCCTGAGTTACGGTGTGCACGCATGCCTCGGCGCTCCGCTCGCACGCCTCGAGCTGCAGGCCTCGCTGGCGGCGCTGTTCCGCCGCTTCCCGCATCTGAAGGTCGTCGGCGAGCCGGTGACCCAGAAGGAGACGATGTCCGAGGCGATCGAGCACCTGCCCGTCGCAAGCGGCGCGTGA
- a CDS encoding ABC transporter permease: protein MTAQPPSIAAHTNKRSGPPPTVTISTRTVRRRYVPPRWLGFTAKKLGHLLIVLVAVTFLVSLMLDFLPGDPARAILGEDASPDQVAQLRSELRLDDPVLVRYLDWVMSALQGDLGTSYRTGQPVGEAILQRLPVSVELMLLVQIIALVTAVVLAVWAVYRPNGIVDRIGTAWSFAAISAPHFVVGLFLVFVFAVTLGWLPASGFVPLTDGLGPNLATMILPALALSLEPAGIYQRLLRGDMQATMKEDFVLAAQAKGMSTMNILFRQVFRPSSFSLVTLAGINTARLIGSAVVIETLFALPGVGRLLVDSINARDFIMIQAIVAVIAVFYVFVNILIDLLYLLLDPRVRADRG, encoded by the coding sequence ATGACAGCCCAACCTCCGTCGATCGCTGCGCACACCAACAAGCGATCAGGCCCACCACCGACGGTGACGATCTCCACGCGCACCGTCAGGCGCCGGTACGTTCCTCCGCGCTGGCTCGGCTTCACCGCGAAGAAGCTCGGTCACCTGCTGATCGTGCTCGTCGCCGTGACATTCCTGGTGTCGTTGATGCTCGACTTCCTGCCCGGCGATCCGGCGCGGGCCATCCTCGGTGAGGACGCCAGCCCCGACCAGGTCGCGCAGCTGCGCAGCGAACTCCGTCTCGACGATCCGGTGCTGGTGCGCTATCTGGACTGGGTCATGTCCGCGCTGCAGGGCGATCTGGGCACCTCTTACCGCACCGGCCAGCCGGTCGGCGAGGCGATCCTGCAGCGCCTGCCCGTCTCCGTCGAGCTCATGCTGCTCGTGCAGATCATCGCGCTCGTCACCGCTGTCGTCCTCGCGGTGTGGGCGGTCTATCGTCCCAACGGGATCGTGGACCGGATCGGGACCGCCTGGTCGTTCGCGGCCATCTCGGCGCCCCACTTCGTCGTCGGGCTGTTCCTGGTCTTCGTCTTCGCGGTCACCCTCGGATGGCTGCCGGCGTCCGGGTTCGTGCCCCTGACTGACGGTCTCGGGCCGAACCTGGCGACGATGATCCTGCCCGCGCTTGCACTGTCCCTCGAGCCTGCCGGCATCTACCAGCGGCTGCTGCGTGGAGACATGCAGGCGACGATGAAGGAGGACTTCGTGCTGGCGGCGCAGGCGAAGGGGATGTCGACGATGAACATCCTCTTCCGTCAGGTGTTCCGCCCGTCGTCCTTCTCGCTGGTCACGCTCGCCGGGATCAACACCGCGCGCCTCATCGGCAGCGCCGTGGTCATCGAGACGCTCTTCGCCCTGCCCGGTGTCGGGCGCCTGCTCGTCGACTCGATCAACGCCCGCGACTTCATCATGATCCAGGCGATCGTCGCGGTCATCGCCGTGTTCTACGTCTTCGTGAACATCCTGATCGATCTTCTCTACCTGTTGCTGGACCCGAGAGTGAGGGCGGATCGTGGCTGA
- a CDS encoding acetyl-CoA acetyltransferase — MTHALRGSAVIRGVAESELGEVGPHRFPLDLLGEAVAGALADAGIAKSEVDGLFTAVGGRMMSNLDVGEYLGIAPSFTDGTMIGGSSFVSHVHHAALALQAGACKVALIAYGSTQRTDQRRPGRLPYPPELPSYEAAARPVHPVTGYALAAARHMHEFGTTREQLAEVAVAARRWAQLNPKAFKRDPLTVEDVLSARVVATPFTTLDCCLVTDGGGAIVMTRADAYTDRGTAPVYVLGAGEAHSHRSISQMPDLTTTSARESGRRAFEMAGLRPADIDVLELYDAFTINPILFLEDLGFCAKGEGGAFVEGGRIAPGGALPVNTNGGGLSFCHPGMYGIFALIEAVRQLRGDAGERQVAGATTALAHGNGGQLSSQVTAILSSEL, encoded by the coding sequence ATGACGCACGCGCTGCGCGGGTCCGCCGTGATCCGCGGGGTGGCCGAATCCGAACTCGGTGAGGTCGGACCGCACCGTTTCCCGCTCGATCTCCTGGGTGAGGCGGTGGCGGGCGCGCTCGCCGATGCCGGCATCGCGAAGTCGGAGGTCGACGGGCTGTTCACCGCGGTGGGCGGCCGGATGATGTCGAACCTCGATGTCGGCGAGTATCTCGGCATCGCTCCGTCGTTCACCGACGGCACGATGATCGGGGGCAGCTCGTTCGTGAGCCATGTGCACCACGCCGCACTCGCCCTCCAGGCGGGGGCCTGCAAAGTCGCCCTCATCGCGTACGGGAGCACCCAGCGCACCGACCAGCGCCGACCCGGCCGGCTCCCGTACCCGCCGGAGCTGCCGAGCTATGAGGCGGCGGCCCGCCCGGTGCACCCCGTCACGGGATACGCCCTCGCCGCCGCGCGGCACATGCACGAGTTCGGCACGACGCGGGAGCAACTCGCCGAAGTCGCCGTTGCGGCGAGGCGCTGGGCGCAGCTGAACCCGAAGGCGTTCAAACGCGACCCGTTGACCGTCGAGGACGTGCTGTCCGCGCGCGTCGTCGCGACGCCCTTCACGACGCTGGACTGCTGCCTGGTCACCGACGGTGGTGGCGCGATCGTGATGACGCGCGCCGATGCGTACACCGACCGGGGGACCGCGCCGGTGTACGTGCTCGGAGCGGGCGAGGCGCATTCGCATCGCTCGATCTCGCAGATGCCGGATCTGACCACGACCTCGGCACGGGAGTCCGGGCGGCGGGCGTTCGAGATGGCGGGCCTGCGGCCGGCCGACATCGACGTGCTGGAGCTGTATGACGCCTTCACGATCAACCCGATCCTCTTCCTCGAGGATCTCGGCTTCTGCGCGAAGGGTGAAGGTGGTGCCTTCGTCGAGGGCGGACGGATCGCACCGGGGGGAGCGCTGCCGGTCAACACCAACGGCGGCGGCCTGTCGTTCTGCCACCCCGGCATGTACGGCATCTTCGCCCTGATCGAAGCGGTCCGCCAGCTGCGCGGCGATGCCGGCGAGCGTCAGGTGGCGGGTGCGACGACGGCGCTCGCCCACGGCAACGGCGGCCAGCTGTCGAGCCAGGTCACCGCGATCCTCTCCTCGGAGCTGTGA
- a CDS encoding ABC transporter permease, whose amino-acid sequence MADVKTIAEEAPAAEVLVPVKPRRRAGRVPVAVWVAMAWSALIVLAATFAPLLPLADPNTPDYEHIAAPPMPGHVLGTDQLGRDMLSRLIWGAQASLQVGFVAVALGLTVGLALGLLAGYYRGWVDSVISVFVDIVLAFPSLIFIMVLVAIRGSSAPVLIVGLGAVMIPTFTRLARANTLVWTQRDFVTAATVLGSRRQRTLMREVFPNVLPSILAYAFVVVAVVMVAEGSLSFLGFGIQPPTASWGSMIAGGRTLLYTAPYIVLFPSLVLLLTVLSFNFIGDYLRGRTAGRTEVTL is encoded by the coding sequence GTGGCTGACGTCAAGACGATCGCGGAGGAAGCACCGGCCGCTGAGGTGCTGGTCCCTGTCAAGCCGCGACGGCGCGCCGGTCGCGTCCCCGTCGCGGTCTGGGTGGCCATGGCATGGTCGGCCCTGATCGTGCTGGCAGCGACCTTCGCGCCGCTCCTGCCGCTGGCGGACCCGAACACCCCGGACTACGAACACATCGCTGCACCTCCCATGCCCGGTCACGTGCTCGGGACGGATCAGCTCGGTCGCGACATGCTGTCCCGATTGATCTGGGGTGCGCAGGCATCGTTGCAGGTCGGCTTCGTCGCGGTGGCGCTCGGGCTCACGGTCGGCCTCGCGCTGGGACTGCTCGCCGGGTACTACCGGGGGTGGGTCGACAGTGTGATCAGCGTGTTCGTCGACATCGTCCTGGCCTTCCCCTCGCTCATCTTCATCATGGTCCTTGTCGCGATCCGGGGGTCCAGTGCACCGGTTCTCATCGTCGGCCTGGGCGCGGTGATGATTCCGACGTTCACCCGTCTCGCGCGTGCCAACACCCTCGTATGGACCCAGCGCGACTTCGTGACGGCCGCGACGGTGCTCGGCTCGCGTCGGCAGCGGACGCTGATGCGCGAGGTCTTCCCCAACGTGCTGCCGTCGATCCTGGCCTACGCCTTCGTCGTCGTCGCGGTCGTGATGGTCGCGGAGGGCTCGCTCAGTTTCCTCGGGTTCGGCATCCAGCCGCCCACCGCCAGCTGGGGGAGCATGATCGCCGGCGGCCGCACGCTGCTGTACACCGCGCCGTACATCGTGCTGTTCCCCTCCCTCGTGCTGCTGCTGACGGTGCTGTCCTTCAACTTCATCGGCGACTACCTCCGCGGTCGGACCGCGGGGCGAACGGAAGTGACGCTATGA